A window of Aliarcobacter trophiarum LMG 25534 contains these coding sequences:
- a CDS encoding tellurium resistance protein TerC encodes MKFLSRVSGILIFLSFIFVIFSYFFYSDFKIYGVAFIWLASSFLFFTIKSKKLILILLFFTLLAFLYSYINGFYIDFKKAFSVNLYLLTLLIAVGFLKLIATPKREKNELPRGKNSFLKTYFGVHIFGSIINLSALLLVADKMYKKAKLTPLQMVLLTRSFASDAYWSPFFVAFAAALTYAPNLNTIFIISFGLFLALSAFLITYIELRNEDFSSFYGYPLSFNTLYLPLLLAFFVLLTNHYYKDLQIILLISLFSFLLTITFLPIKRGLVESIRILKFHIIDDLPKMKSEISLFLVAGLFGIIAGSVLLGLNFSLPFDTFDYKAASIVLFIFIILAFVGIHPIISISILGDFFTNANHTLLAMTFLMAWATTVSTSPISGLNLTMSARYSCNAKEIFKLNIIYAIKMYIVCVIVLFIMSKYLGV; translated from the coding sequence ATGAAGTTTTTATCAAGAGTTTCTGGTATTTTAATATTTTTAAGTTTTATCTTTGTAATCTTCTCTTACTTTTTTTATAGTGATTTTAAAATATATGGAGTGGCTTTTATTTGGTTAGCTTCAAGCTTTCTATTTTTTACAATCAAATCAAAAAAACTAATCTTAATTTTGCTATTTTTTACTCTTTTGGCCTTTTTATATAGCTATATAAATGGCTTTTACATAGATTTTAAAAAAGCTTTTAGTGTAAATTTATATCTTCTTACTCTTTTAATTGCCGTTGGATTCTTAAAACTAATAGCAACTCCAAAAAGAGAAAAAAATGAACTTCCAAGAGGTAAAAATTCATTTTTAAAAACATATTTTGGAGTTCATATTTTTGGTTCTATCATAAATCTATCTGCTTTACTCTTAGTTGCAGACAAAATGTATAAAAAAGCAAAACTAACCCCACTTCAAATGGTTTTATTGACTAGATCATTTGCTAGTGATGCCTACTGGTCACCATTTTTTGTAGCATTTGCTGCAGCTTTAACATATGCACCAAATTTAAATACCATTTTTATAATCTCATTTGGACTTTTTTTGGCTCTAAGTGCTTTTTTAATCACCTATATTGAGCTACGAAATGAAGATTTTTCAAGCTTTTATGGCTACCCACTATCTTTTAATACTCTATACTTGCCTCTACTTTTAGCATTTTTTGTACTTTTAACAAATCATTACTATAAAGATTTACAAATCATTTTACTAATATCTCTTTTCTCCTTTTTACTTACTATTACTTTTTTACCAATAAAAAGAGGTTTAGTTGAAAGCATTAGGATTTTAAAATTTCATATAATAGATGATTTACCAAAAATGAAGAGTGAAATATCTCTATTTTTAGTAGCTGGACTTTTTGGGATTATTGCTGGAAGTGTTCTTTTGGGACTTAACTTCTCTCTTCCATTTGATACATTTGACTACAAAGCGGCAAGTATTGTACTATTTATATTTATAATTTTAGCATTTGTTGGAATTCACCCAATTATATCTATATCAATTTTGGGAGATTTTTTTACAAATGCAAATCATACATTACTTGCAATGACATTTTTAATGGCATGGGCTACAACAGTTTCAACATCACCAATATCTGGGTTAAATCTTACAATGAGTGCTAGATATAGTTGCAATGCAAAAGAGATATTTAAATTAAATATTATTTATGCTATAAAAATGTATATTGTTTGTGTTATAGTATTATTTATAATGTCAAAGTATTTAGGAG